One genomic region from Terriglobia bacterium encodes:
- a CDS encoding DinB family protein, with translation MTFARMECLMLLDCTALVFGQVRKSTPPISVEEVFNRSVDGSERATLALAEKMPDCRYNFVPTRGEFKGVRTFAKLATHIAVANYQMGAALLRETVPIEPGPHNNGPDSLRSKADVVQFLRESFVYLHKAMATVNEHNLMGVVELPGGGRAPRLSIVTAAIAHPWDIYGQMIEYLRMNGIDPERS, from the coding sequence ATGACGTTTGCGCGAATGGAATGCCTGATGCTGCTAGACTGCACCGCTCTAGTATTTGGCCAGGTGAGAAAGAGTACGCCGCCAATCTCGGTGGAAGAAGTCTTTAATAGGTCCGTTGACGGGTCTGAACGAGCGACCTTGGCGCTGGCAGAGAAAATGCCCGATTGTCGTTATAACTTTGTGCCTACCCGCGGCGAGTTCAAGGGCGTCCGCACGTTTGCTAAATTAGCAACGCACATCGCAGTCGCAAACTACCAGATGGGCGCCGCCTTGCTGCGAGAAACAGTGCCGATCGAACCCGGCCCGCACAACAATGGCCCCGATTCGCTTCGCAGCAAGGCCGACGTGGTGCAGTTTTTGCGGGAATCGTTTGTCTATCTGCACAAGGCAATGGCCACGGTCAACGAACACAATCTTATGGGGGTGGTGGAGCTGCCTGGAGGCGGCCGGGCACCTCGTCTTTCCATTGTGACCGCGGCTATCGCGCACCCGTGGGATATCTATGGGCAAATGATTGAATACCTGCGGATGAATGGCATTGATCCAGAAAGGAGCTGA
- a CDS encoding VOC family protein, whose product MSKITPFLWFDGQAEEAMNLYISIFKNSKVVTVARYGDAGPGPKGSVMTAAFQLDGQDFVALNGGPQYKFTPAISFVVNCEAQQEVDELWEKLSAGGRTDRCGWLQDKFGVSWQIVPTILSKLLQDKDPAKAKRVMQAMLQMDKIDIEKLKQAAEKG is encoded by the coding sequence ATGTCAAAAATCACTCCCTTTCTCTGGTTTGATGGCCAGGCCGAAGAAGCGATGAATCTTTATATCTCGATTTTCAAGAATTCAAAGGTGGTAACAGTCGCACGCTATGGCGATGCCGGTCCAGGGCCAAAGGGCAGCGTAATGACAGCAGCATTTCAACTGGATGGCCAGGATTTTGTCGCCCTCAACGGCGGGCCGCAATACAAATTTACGCCGGCCATTTCATTCGTGGTGAACTGCGAAGCGCAGCAGGAAGTGGACGAGTTGTGGGAGAAGCTTTCGGCCGGCGGACGAACAGACCGGTGCGGGTGGCTGCAAGATAAATTCGGCGTGTCCTGGCAAATTGTGCCGACGATCCTGAGCAAGCTGTTGCAAGATAAAGACCCGGCAAAAGCAAAGCGAGTAATGCAGGCAATGCTGCAGATGGACAAGATTGATATAGAAAAGCTGAAGCAGGCGGCTGAGAAGGGATAA
- a CDS encoding APC family permease: protein MSPPPQPGLAREVNLREATALNIIDMIGVGPFVTIPLIIHAMHGPQAMLGWVLGAGLAMCDGLVWAELGASMPQAGGSYQYLKESYGAKRLGRLMSFLFVWQLIFSAPLSIASGCLGIARYAEFVWPSLAHVVADHTVSLGLGPMGALEFRLFITHGTFVAMGSCLLALWLLYRRVSVIGQLARYLSVGVLGAILLVIVAGLSHFNSARAFTFAPGAFNFSSGFITGLGAAMLLATYDYWGYYNVCFLGAEIKRPERNIPRAILLSIVIVGALYLVMNISILGVLPWQELDQIGANEARYYIASTLLQRTFGTWWGMFGTFLIMWTAFASVFSLMLGYSRVPYAAAEDGNFFRAYAKLHPKHHFPHRSLLTLGLVTTVFCMLRLQDLIAALVVIRIMVQFLMQVFGLLLLRSRHPEFPRPFRMYLYPIPALLAALGFVYILYARPNLKEIRFGAAIAFVGIILFLVRSWQRKEWPFSGQPAHDPVGEAVQ, encoded by the coding sequence ATGAGTCCTCCGCCGCAGCCGGGTCTGGCGCGCGAAGTCAATCTGCGCGAAGCCACGGCGCTCAACATCATTGACATGATCGGAGTGGGGCCATTTGTTACGATCCCACTCATTATTCATGCTATGCATGGCCCGCAAGCGATGCTGGGTTGGGTGCTGGGCGCGGGGCTGGCCATGTGTGACGGTCTGGTCTGGGCGGAACTCGGCGCATCCATGCCGCAGGCGGGTGGATCATATCAATATCTAAAAGAAAGCTACGGCGCAAAACGGCTCGGCCGCCTGATGTCATTCCTCTTCGTCTGGCAGCTGATCTTCAGTGCGCCGCTCTCTATTGCTTCCGGCTGTCTGGGAATTGCGCGCTACGCAGAATTTGTTTGGCCGTCTCTTGCGCACGTGGTCGCCGATCACACAGTTTCATTGGGATTGGGGCCGATGGGCGCTTTGGAATTTCGCCTCTTTATTACTCATGGCACGTTTGTTGCGATGGGAAGTTGTCTGCTCGCGTTATGGCTTCTGTATCGTCGCGTATCAGTCATTGGACAGCTTGCTCGTTATCTTTCCGTGGGCGTGCTCGGCGCAATCCTGTTGGTGATCGTGGCCGGCTTGAGCCACTTTAATAGCGCGCGCGCTTTCACGTTTGCCCCCGGCGCGTTTAATTTCTCTTCCGGCTTTATCACCGGCCTGGGCGCGGCCATGCTGTTGGCTACTTATGATTACTGGGGCTATTACAACGTGTGTTTTCTGGGAGCGGAGATCAAGCGCCCGGAGCGCAACATTCCCCGTGCCATCCTGCTTTCCATTGTGATTGTCGGCGCACTCTATCTGGTGATGAACATCAGCATATTGGGCGTGCTGCCATGGCAGGAGTTGGACCAGATAGGCGCCAATGAAGCGCGTTATTACATCGCCTCCACGCTGCTGCAACGCACATTTGGGACGTGGTGGGGAATGTTCGGCACGTTCCTCATCATGTGGACGGCGTTCGCTTCCGTTTTTTCGCTCATGCTTGGCTATTCGCGCGTGCCTTACGCCGCCGCTGAAGATGGCAACTTCTTTCGGGCCTATGCCAAGCTGCATCCCAAACATCATTTTCCGCACCGCTCATTGCTGACACTGGGATTGGTTACCACCGTATTCTGCATGCTGCGCCTGCAGGACCTGATCGCGGCGCTGGTGGTGATCCGCATTATGGTGCAATTTCTTATGCAGGTATTCGGGCTCCTGCTGTTGCGCTCGCGACATCCGGAATTCCCGCGTCCTTTCCGCATGTATCTTTATCCCATTCCCGCGTTGCTGGCAGCGCTGGGCTTTGTCTATATCCTTTACGCCCGTCCCAATCTGAAAGAAATTCGCTTTGGCGCGGCAATCGCCTTTGTTGGGATCATTCTCTTCCTGGTGCGTTCCTGGCAGCGCAAGGAATGGCCGTTTTCCGGGCAGCCTGCTCACGATCCTGTGGGAGAAGCAGTCCAATGA
- a CDS encoding DinB family protein produces the protein MKQMRVFCLLAIMIFAVSAFAQGGTKPAAPAASPAPQAQATPAPITSLSALVDRQVSQYEKNVVDAAEAMPADKFDFTPASLNIPNATYKDVRTFAQLIKHTAAANYFFWSRVTGEKMPENIKGGNGPDELKTKAEIIQFLKDSFAVGHRAAKMITPQNALDQVPSFRGTQPRLLVASGAVIHDADEYGQMVEYLRMNGIVPPASRGN, from the coding sequence ATGAAACAGATGAGAGTGTTTTGTCTTCTGGCTATCATGATCTTTGCCGTGAGCGCGTTTGCCCAAGGCGGAACAAAGCCAGCCGCCCCTGCTGCCTCACCTGCGCCGCAAGCGCAAGCCACACCCGCGCCTATTACCAGTCTCTCCGCGTTAGTCGACCGCCAGGTAAGCCAATACGAGAAGAACGTAGTGGACGCAGCGGAAGCCATGCCGGCGGACAAGTTTGACTTCACTCCGGCCAGCCTGAATATTCCTAACGCCACTTACAAAGACGTCCGCACCTTCGCTCAGCTGATAAAGCACACAGCCGCAGCCAACTATTTCTTCTGGAGCCGCGTGACCGGAGAAAAGATGCCGGAAAACATCAAGGGTGGAAATGGCCCCGATGAGCTGAAAACCAAAGCCGAGATCATCCAATTCCTGAAAGACTCGTTTGCTGTGGGACATCGGGCCGCCAAAATGATCACACCGCAAAATGCGCTTGACCAGGTGCCCTCTTTCCGGGGCACACAGCCGCGGCTGCTCGTAGCTTCGGGAGCGGTCATTCATGACGCCGACGAATACGGCCAGATGGTCGAATACCTGCGCATGAATGGAATTGTTCCGCCGGCGAGCCGGGGCAACTAA
- a CDS encoding PAS domain S-box protein, whose protein sequence is MPLPKANPEVCIGVEPAPPLRSNEDRFGRLLEAAPDAILEVNSNGRITLVNAAAEQIFGYTRAELMGQTIEMLVPESKRSVHTRYRAGYAGNPKVRPMGPGLELEVQRKDGTLLPVEISLSPNSSHGAESVIAIVRDVSQRTHMEAMLKLSQERLRQAEKLEALGRLAGGVAHEFNNLLSMILGYSELLLPSLESASSRDYVAKISTSAKRAAALTRQLLAFGRRQVLTLRFLDMNAVVKDNCEIASKLLEDTIQIITLPAAEPAWIKADPAQIEQIMAILASNAQAAMPEGGKMTFAVSTVDVDDESAPQYPNLMPGNYVLLSVSDTGEGMMPEVKARLFEPFFSTREFGQGTGLGLASMYGIVLQSGGGVSVQSEPGKGTTFHVFLPRVQPDAPSELTVAPRKDIESLRGTETILLVEDHEPLLELAREFLSGLGYHLLTANLPLKALEISSRYTHKIDLLLTDVLMPGMNGNELAQQLKTQRPDMKVLYVSGFADRAFEDSDPSGPEAFMEKPYEFDELARKIREIL, encoded by the coding sequence ATGCCCTTGCCCAAAGCAAATCCCGAAGTGTGTATTGGTGTCGAACCGGCCCCGCCGCTGCGTTCGAATGAAGATAGGTTTGGCCGCCTGCTGGAAGCCGCGCCGGACGCCATTCTTGAAGTTAACTCTAATGGGCGCATCACTCTGGTCAACGCAGCCGCGGAGCAGATCTTTGGGTATACACGCGCCGAACTCATGGGCCAGACGATCGAAATGCTTGTTCCGGAAAGCAAGCGGTCTGTTCACACTCGATATCGCGCGGGCTATGCTGGAAATCCAAAGGTGCGCCCCATGGGACCGGGACTGGAATTGGAAGTCCAGAGAAAAGACGGCACGCTTCTCCCTGTTGAAATCAGCCTGAGCCCAAACAGCTCCCACGGCGCGGAAAGCGTGATCGCGATTGTGCGTGACGTAAGCCAGCGCACTCATATGGAAGCAATGCTCAAGCTTTCCCAGGAGCGCCTGCGGCAGGCGGAAAAACTTGAAGCGCTGGGACGGCTTGCCGGTGGCGTGGCGCATGAGTTCAACAATCTGCTCAGCATGATCCTTGGCTATTCTGAGCTTTTGCTGCCGTCGCTGGAATCTGCATCGTCCAGGGATTACGTGGCAAAAATTTCGACTTCAGCCAAGCGTGCAGCCGCATTGACGCGCCAGTTACTGGCATTTGGGCGACGGCAGGTGCTTACGCTTCGCTTCCTGGACATGAATGCTGTCGTCAAGGATAACTGTGAGATAGCTTCGAAATTGCTGGAAGACACCATCCAGATAATCACGCTGCCGGCTGCCGAACCTGCATGGATCAAGGCTGATCCTGCACAGATTGAACAGATCATGGCCATTCTGGCTTCCAATGCGCAGGCCGCAATGCCGGAGGGTGGCAAGATGACTTTTGCCGTCTCCACCGTTGACGTCGATGACGAGAGCGCGCCCCAATATCCCAATCTCATGCCGGGCAATTATGTTTTGCTCTCTGTGAGCGATACAGGAGAGGGGATGATGCCGGAGGTGAAAGCGCGGCTGTTCGAGCCGTTCTTCAGCACGCGTGAATTTGGCCAGGGAACCGGTTTGGGCTTGGCGTCAATGTATGGAATTGTGCTGCAAAGCGGCGGTGGCGTCAGTGTGCAAAGCGAGCCCGGCAAGGGAACCACGTTTCATGTATTTCTGCCTCGCGTTCAACCGGACGCGCCAAGTGAGTTGACGGTGGCTCCCAGGAAGGACATTGAATCGCTACGCGGAACAGAAACCATTCTGCTGGTGGAAGACCACGAACCTCTGCTGGAACTGGCGCGAGAGTTCCTGAGCGGCCTGGGTTATCACCTGTTGACGGCGAACCTCCCGCTCAAGGCGCTGGAGATTTCCAGCCGATATACGCATAAGATTGACCTGCTTCTTACTGACGTCCTCATGCCAGGTATGAACGGTAATGAGCTGGCCCAGCAACTTAAAACCCAGCGGCCTGATATGAAGGTCCTGTATGTTTCCGGCTTCGCCGATCGGGCATTTGAAGATAGCGACCCTTCCGGGCCGGAAGCCTTCATGGAAAAGCCCTACGAGTTCGATGAACTGGCGCGCAAAATCCGGGAAATCCTATAA
- a CDS encoding DUF4412 domain-containing protein, with amino-acid sequence MKQRLSVTFAACVLVLWSVSALAQMPQPFSADMSTTSSTGNAGMKGKFFMSLPKMRVDIAETAQRQGGPFGGKMSMIMDGDSKMAYMLMPDAQMYMEFPADAKSPMMQRMPNLRDLNSDPCAGRQDVTCKKMGTETVNGRSSDKWESTDKTGNKETFWIDQKLHFPIKSQTAGGMTTEFTNIKEGAQDPALFKVPAGYRKFDAAAMGGQRPH; translated from the coding sequence GTGAAACAGAGGCTCTCTGTCACTTTCGCCGCCTGCGTCCTGGTGTTATGGAGCGTTTCCGCTCTGGCCCAGATGCCGCAGCCCTTTTCCGCCGACATGTCAACCACTTCGTCCACTGGCAACGCTGGTATGAAAGGCAAATTTTTCATGTCGCTTCCCAAGATGCGTGTGGACATCGCTGAAACGGCCCAGCGCCAGGGCGGCCCCTTTGGCGGCAAAATGAGCATGATTATGGATGGCGACAGCAAAATGGCCTACATGCTGATGCCGGATGCGCAAATGTACATGGAATTTCCCGCTGACGCCAAGAGTCCCATGATGCAACGCATGCCCAATTTGAGGGATTTGAACAGCGATCCCTGCGCCGGACGGCAGGACGTTACCTGTAAAAAAATGGGAACTGAGACGGTCAATGGCCGCTCCTCCGACAAGTGGGAATCCACGGACAAGACTGGCAACAAGGAAACTTTTTGGATCGACCAGAAGTTACATTTTCCCATCAAGAGCCAGACCGCCGGCGGCATGACTACTGAATTCACCAACATCAAAGAAGGTGCGCAGGATCCCGCGCTCTTCAAGGTCCCGGCCGGATATCGCAAGTTCGATGCCGCTGCCATGGGTGGCCAGCGCCCACATTAA
- a CDS encoding MFS transporter has protein sequence MESPVSVQPVAIHDSVLSPLREPLFRSLWIAAVISYTGSWMQNVATGWLMTSLTSSPMWVALVQVAVSLPVLLIALPAGALADIFDRRKFLLFTQASMVAAATVLGIMTLTGTVTPQILLVFTFLLGVGAVMNDPAWQALTPDLVPPNQLASAVALNSAGFNIARAIGPALGGLLIATICCGTTGSGWAFLLNAVSFFGVILFLYHWKPAQAKPRNGAATFMGEIGIGLRYARRDPRIRTVLVRTLLFSIFASVFWALLPLIASKFGAEGFGAMLAFFGLGALGGTGVLAVARRLLSPDAVIAYATLVFAVALCGLVRSPSLAVASAFSAAAGLAWISILATLNLAAQTAAPHWVRARVISMYVLVLQGGLALGSAVWGAVASSAGVHFTLTFAAIALTAGLLLSPWYRLQQSTNA, from the coding sequence ATGGAAAGTCCGGTTTCAGTTCAGCCTGTAGCGATCCATGATTCCGTTCTCTCGCCTCTGCGTGAGCCGCTCTTCCGCAGCCTGTGGATTGCCGCCGTGATTTCTTACACCGGAAGCTGGATGCAGAACGTGGCCACCGGTTGGCTCATGACTTCGCTCACAAGTTCTCCAATGTGGGTTGCCCTGGTGCAGGTAGCCGTTAGTTTGCCGGTGCTGTTGATCGCGTTGCCGGCCGGCGCGCTGGCGGATATTTTTGATCGCCGCAAGTTCCTGCTTTTTACCCAGGCGTCCATGGTGGCGGCCGCTACCGTTTTGGGAATCATGACGCTCACGGGAACCGTGACACCGCAAATTCTCCTGGTCTTTACTTTCCTGCTGGGCGTGGGCGCGGTGATGAACGATCCTGCATGGCAAGCACTCACTCCCGACCTTGTTCCACCAAACCAACTTGCATCTGCGGTGGCGCTCAACTCTGCGGGCTTCAATATCGCCCGCGCCATTGGTCCCGCGCTGGGTGGTTTGTTAATTGCCACCATCTGTTGCGGCACTACCGGATCAGGCTGGGCTTTTCTGCTCAACGCGGTTTCATTCTTTGGCGTGATTCTATTTCTCTATCACTGGAAGCCCGCACAAGCGAAGCCGCGCAATGGGGCCGCCACGTTCATGGGAGAAATCGGCATCGGGTTGCGTTACGCACGGCGGGATCCGCGTATTCGCACCGTGCTGGTGCGCACGCTGCTGTTTTCCATTTTTGCCAGCGTGTTCTGGGCATTGCTTCCGCTGATTGCCAGCAAGTTTGGCGCGGAAGGCTTTGGCGCAATGCTGGCTTTCTTTGGACTGGGCGCGCTCGGCGGGACGGGAGTTCTTGCCGTCGCGAGGCGGCTGCTCTCGCCCGATGCAGTCATCGCCTACGCAACATTAGTTTTTGCCGTTGCGCTTTGTGGGCTGGTGCGTTCGCCTTCGCTCGCAGTCGCATCGGCATTTTCCGCGGCAGCAGGGTTGGCATGGATCAGTATTCTCGCGACGCTGAACCTCGCCGCACAGACGGCCGCTCCGCACTGGGTTCGGGCGCGCGTAATTTCAATGTACGTGCTGGTCCTGCAGGGCGGATTGGCTTTGGGCAGCGCGGTTTGGGGAGCTGTGGCGTCCAGCGCGGGAGTGCACTTCACGCTTACTTTCGCGGCCATTGCTCTGACTGCCGGCTTGCTGCTCTCGCCGTGGTATCGTTTACAGCAATCCACCAATGCATAA
- a CDS encoding PIG-L family deacetylase, which produces MRLKLIRQALACACLLFLLASTLHSDTRPLPEDLGSLHLAQLLTKLKTTARIMQVVAHPDDEDGGLLTLEARGKGASVLLFTVTRGEGGQNKFGTESSDELGILRTLELLEADKYYGVEQRFSHVTDFGFSKTADETFNKWHGHDIALGDLVRAVRTFRPDVLIARFSGTPRDGHGHHQASAILTVEAFRAAADPNKFPDQIKEGLLPWQAKKLYVGNPPRMFQGGNVADDDYTVKLNIGEYSPLLGMSYTQFALEGLSHQTSQGTGGIRVPPGPRYTYYKLTDSTLPKPAAHEADFFDGIDTSLVGLASRLGAEESKVPFLRPALESLQKHIEAASKALSLQDPSACAPDLLGGKAETEHLINEISSERGLSPAAKRALEIALWTKQNQFRDAANEALGISFEVSVDPPGPPPGPSYFPRMEQTMPLAVPGQTFTMTARLYNRGKTVIAPQDFRVEVAEGWKSEQVTPASNARPTLTPGEVAAVQFRITVPENARYTKPYFTRADPETETVYTISNLCMLTMPWPPYPVHALANFSIMDGNKPAPSQISAVAKIKFIDPTLGQSERPLAVGPPISVLLTSPVVVAPVGGTGKSQIGVSVRSNVQSAIHAKLKLDTPQGWKVEPAEIAVDLDHDGDMNNYAFQITPQNLHEGTYKVTARAEYNGKQYAEGFKIITRPDLDSYPAYRPATENVQAVDVKLPGQLRVGYIMGTGDEIPSVLQSVGLNTAIITPQELASGDLSRYGTIIVGIRAYDTRTDVREHNRRLLDYVNNGGTLIVQYNQSTGAFNEGHYTPYPATEANVRVSVEEQPVEILAPEERVFNWPNKITQKDFDGWVQERGLYFMSQWDPQFKPLLACNDPGEPPQKGGLLLAHFGKGIYIFSAYGFSRQLPAGVPGAIRLFVNLVSAGHQEK; this is translated from the coding sequence ATGCGCTTAAAGCTCATCCGCCAGGCCCTGGCTTGTGCCTGCCTGCTTTTCCTTCTTGCTTCCACCCTTCATTCAGACACACGTCCGCTGCCGGAAGACCTGGGCTCGCTCCATCTGGCACAGTTGCTCACCAAGCTCAAGACCACGGCGCGCATCATGCAGGTAGTCGCCCATCCGGACGATGAAGACGGCGGCCTGCTGACGCTCGAAGCTCGCGGCAAAGGCGCGAGCGTTTTGCTCTTTACCGTCACGCGGGGCGAAGGCGGCCAGAATAAATTCGGCACGGAAAGCTCTGATGAGCTCGGCATCCTGCGGACATTGGAACTTCTTGAAGCTGACAAGTATTACGGCGTGGAGCAGCGCTTCAGCCACGTGACCGACTTCGGCTTCTCCAAGACCGCCGATGAGACCTTCAACAAGTGGCACGGGCATGACATCGCCTTGGGCGATCTCGTGCGCGCCGTTCGCACCTTCCGGCCGGACGTGCTGATCGCGCGCTTCAGCGGCACGCCGCGCGATGGTCATGGCCATCACCAGGCTTCGGCTATTCTCACCGTGGAGGCTTTCCGGGCTGCCGCCGACCCCAACAAATTCCCCGATCAAATCAAAGAAGGCCTTCTGCCCTGGCAGGCAAAGAAGCTTTATGTTGGCAATCCGCCGCGCATGTTCCAGGGCGGCAATGTGGCTGACGACGACTACACGGTCAAGCTCAACATCGGAGAGTACTCTCCGCTGCTCGGCATGTCGTACACGCAGTTTGCGCTGGAAGGCCTGTCGCACCAGACGTCACAGGGCACCGGCGGCATCCGCGTCCCTCCAGGCCCGCGCTATACCTATTACAAGCTCACGGATTCCACGCTGCCCAAGCCGGCGGCGCATGAAGCAGATTTCTTTGATGGCATCGACACTTCGCTGGTCGGGCTCGCTTCGCGGCTTGGCGCGGAGGAATCGAAGGTTCCGTTCCTGCGGCCAGCGCTAGAGTCTTTGCAGAAACATATCGAGGCAGCCAGTAAAGCTCTTTCGTTGCAAGACCCTTCGGCCTGCGCGCCGGACCTGCTTGGCGGTAAAGCGGAGACGGAACATTTGATCAACGAAATAAGCAGTGAGCGGGGACTCTCGCCCGCCGCCAAACGCGCGCTTGAGATCGCGCTTTGGACCAAACAGAATCAGTTCCGCGATGCCGCCAATGAGGCGCTGGGCATCTCCTTTGAAGTCTCCGTGGATCCTCCCGGTCCGCCGCCGGGGCCTTCCTACTTTCCCCGCATGGAGCAGACTATGCCTCTGGCCGTCCCCGGACAGACATTCACCATGACTGCGCGCCTATACAATCGCGGCAAAACAGTGATCGCGCCCCAGGATTTTCGCGTGGAGGTAGCGGAGGGCTGGAAGAGCGAACAGGTCACGCCTGCTTCAAATGCGCGGCCCACTTTGACGCCAGGCGAAGTTGCCGCGGTTCAGTTTAGGATCACCGTTCCGGAGAATGCCCGCTACACAAAACCCTACTTCACCCGCGCTGATCCGGAGACGGAAACGGTCTACACCATCAGCAATTTGTGCATGCTTACCATGCCCTGGCCGCCTTACCCAGTACACGCCCTCGCAAATTTCTCGATAATGGACGGCAACAAGCCGGCGCCGAGCCAAATCTCTGCCGTCGCCAAGATCAAATTCATTGATCCCACGCTGGGCCAGTCAGAGCGGCCTCTGGCGGTTGGCCCGCCGATCTCCGTGTTGCTGACATCGCCGGTCGTCGTCGCTCCGGTTGGCGGGACGGGAAAATCGCAGATTGGTGTGAGCGTCCGCAGCAATGTGCAAAGCGCGATCCATGCCAAGCTTAAACTAGATACGCCGCAAGGTTGGAAGGTTGAACCAGCCGAAATTGCCGTCGACCTGGATCATGATGGCGACATGAATAATTACGCGTTCCAGATCACGCCGCAGAACCTGCATGAAGGCACATACAAGGTCACAGCGCGCGCGGAATACAACGGCAAACAGTATGCTGAAGGCTTCAAGATCATCACTCGCCCCGATCTTGATTCCTACCCCGCCTATCGACCCGCGACTGAAAACGTGCAAGCGGTTGACGTAAAGCTGCCGGGGCAGCTCAGGGTCGGCTACATCATGGGCACTGGCGACGAAATTCCTTCCGTGCTGCAAAGCGTTGGATTGAACACCGCGATCATCACGCCGCAGGAGCTAGCCTCGGGCGATCTCAGCCGCTACGGAACAATCATCGTTGGCATTCGTGCCTATGACACACGGACCGATGTGCGCGAACACAACCGCCGCCTGCTGGACTATGTGAACAACGGCGGAACGCTCATCGTCCAGTACAACCAGAGCACCGGCGCGTTCAATGAAGGACATTACACGCCATACCCCGCGACCGAGGCCAATGTGCGTGTCTCAGTGGAAGAGCAGCCGGTGGAAATTCTTGCGCCGGAAGAGCGCGTCTTTAACTGGCCGAACAAGATCACCCAAAAAGACTTTGACGGCTGGGTGCAGGAGCGCGGACTTTACTTCATGTCTCAATGGGATCCGCAATTCAAGCCGCTGCTAGCCTGCAATGACCCGGGCGAGCCGCCGCAAAAAGGCGGCCTGTTGCTGGCACACTTTGGCAAAGGCATTTACATTTTCTCCGCGTATGGATTTTCTCGCCAGCTTCCTGCGGGAGTTCCCGGAGCAATACGTCTGTTTGTGAACCTGGTCAGCGCGGGACATCAGGAAAAGTAA
- a CDS encoding DinB family protein has protein sequence MKHLRIFCLLALACFAMSAFAQAAKPAAKPNAQAKKTAPPTIASVVDQEISNLEREFVGAAEAMPDDKFNFTPITLNIPGSEYKTVKTFAEEVRHVAATNYLLWGAITGDKSPIESKEDNGPSELKTKAEIVKYLKDSFAVGHKAAKSLTAENVIAQVPSPFGQGQTTKLFCATFAVGHAFDHYGQMVEYLRMNGIIPPASRGGN, from the coding sequence ATGAAACATCTTAGAATTTTCTGTTTGCTCGCGCTGGCCTGCTTTGCCATGAGCGCGTTTGCGCAGGCGGCCAAACCGGCAGCTAAGCCCAATGCACAGGCCAAGAAGACTGCGCCTCCAACCATCGCATCCGTTGTTGACCAGGAAATCAGCAACCTCGAAAGAGAATTTGTGGGCGCGGCAGAGGCTATGCCCGACGACAAGTTCAATTTCACTCCCATCACCCTCAACATCCCCGGCAGTGAATATAAGACCGTGAAGACGTTTGCCGAGGAGGTAAGGCACGTAGCCGCCACCAACTATCTGCTGTGGGGCGCGATTACCGGCGACAAGTCGCCAATCGAGTCCAAGGAAGACAACGGCCCTTCCGAGCTAAAGACGAAAGCCGAGATTGTGAAGTATTTGAAAGACTCTTTCGCGGTTGGGCACAAAGCGGCGAAGTCTTTAACCGCGGAAAATGTGATTGCCCAGGTTCCCAGCCCGTTTGGACAAGGACAGACAACGAAGCTCTTCTGCGCCACGTTTGCCGTGGGCCACGCCTTTGATCACTATGGGCAGATGGTGGAATACCTGCGCATGAACGGCATCATTCCGCCAGCCAGCCGGGGTGGCAACTAA